From Luteolibacter yonseiensis, one genomic window encodes:
- a CDS encoding SDR family oxidoreductase: MNQTLKNKRALVTGGSRGIGAAIVRRLASEGADVAFTYASSPERAEETAKAAEAFGVRALAIQSDSADAEAVVAAVERTVAELGGIDILVNNAGVLALGPIDDFKLADFDRTIAINVRAVFVATQAAVRHMKEGGRVVNIGSCNAERMPFQGGGVYAMSKSALQGLVQGLARDLGGRGITINNVQPGPINTDMNPDAGEFAEMLKKQFMALPRYGTAEEVAAMVAYLAGPEAGYVTGASLTIDGGFNA; the protein is encoded by the coding sequence ATGAACCAAACACTGAAAAACAAGCGGGCGCTCGTCACCGGAGGCAGCCGCGGCATTGGAGCGGCCATCGTGAGGCGTCTCGCCAGCGAGGGCGCGGATGTCGCGTTCACCTATGCCAGCTCGCCCGAGCGGGCGGAAGAGACCGCGAAGGCGGCGGAGGCCTTCGGAGTGCGGGCGCTCGCCATCCAGTCCGACAGCGCGGATGCGGAGGCGGTCGTCGCCGCCGTGGAACGCACGGTGGCCGAACTGGGCGGCATCGACATCCTCGTCAACAACGCGGGCGTGCTGGCCCTCGGCCCGATCGACGATTTCAAGCTCGCGGACTTCGACCGCACCATCGCCATCAACGTGCGGGCCGTGTTTGTCGCGACGCAGGCCGCGGTCCGGCACATGAAAGAAGGCGGGCGGGTCGTCAACATCGGCAGTTGCAACGCGGAACGGATGCCATTCCAAGGCGGAGGGGTTTACGCGATGAGCAAGTCCGCCCTGCAGGGGCTGGTCCAAGGCTTGGCGCGGGATCTCGGCGGGCGGGGAATCACCATCAACAATGTCCAGCCGGGCCCGATCAATACGGACATGAACCCCGACGCGGGCGAGTTCGCCGAGATGCTCAAGAAGCAGTTCATGGCGCTGCCCCGCTACGGCACGGCCGAGGAGGTCGCGGCGATGGTCGCCTACCTGGCCGGCCCGGAGGCGGGTTATGTCACCGGCGCGAGCCTGACCATCGACGGAGGATTCAACGCCTGA
- a CDS encoding SRPBCC family protein — MPLIQLKTKIEAPLERVFDLARSIDAHMASTEGTNERAIAGRTSGLIEMGETVTWEATHFGVKQRLAVRVISFDRPHLFSDEMISGAFASMKHVHRFSFEGTGTLMSDEFHFSAPLGILGRAAERMFLTRYMTRFLAARSLALKELAESDGWRRYLPPEAELNDKENSASPVPHLHRSAEKR; from the coding sequence ATGCCACTGATTCAGCTCAAAACGAAGATAGAAGCTCCTTTGGAGCGGGTTTTCGACTTGGCACGAAGCATCGACGCCCACATGGCAAGCACTGAAGGAACCAACGAGCGGGCGATTGCCGGACGAACCTCCGGGCTGATTGAGATGGGGGAGACTGTCACGTGGGAGGCAACGCATTTCGGTGTGAAGCAACGTTTGGCGGTAAGAGTCATCTCTTTCGACCGACCGCATCTTTTTAGCGACGAGATGATCAGCGGTGCTTTCGCCTCGATGAAGCATGTCCATCGATTTTCATTTGAAGGCACGGGGACCCTGATGAGTGACGAATTTCATTTTTCAGCTCCCCTGGGTATTTTAGGACGGGCCGCCGAACGGATGTTTCTGACCCGATACATGACGAGGTTTTTGGCCGCGCGGAGCCTGGCCTTGAAGGAGCTCGCGGAGTCCGACGGTTGGCGTCGCTATCTGCCACCAGAGGCAGAACTTAACGATAAAGAAAACTCCGCTTCGCCCGTGCCTCACCTCCATCGTTCGGCAGAGAAAAGATAA
- a CDS encoding AEC family transporter — MLRTSRSVFTLAGAGCGQEPDGVISPGAVIASVMPVYLLMIAGAVLRRTRVLPRECDVPVMQLVYRVMLPCFMLDKILGSAVLRSGPVVVWSIFIGFGMIMVGILCGLGIGKLIGLERGTGMRTFALSSGCQNFGFTAAPVIEILWGAGALSLLFVHNIGVEVAMWSVGVMMMSGERSFSWKRLVNGPVIAVAVGLALVALGLDGAVTGSFRKAMSMVGVGAFPVAIVITGCTMMDLLGTEKMNWKVIGGSAVVRLMLAPAAMLCAAKFLPLTTELRQVLVVQAAMPAGLSSILIARLYGGRPAVAVQVVIATTVLSFLTLPWIITWGSAWIGLKPLLP, encoded by the coding sequence ATGCTCCGAACTTCACGCTCCGTTTTTACACTTGCCGGGGCTGGGTGCGGACAAGAGCCTGACGGCGTGATTTCGCCGGGGGCTGTTATCGCATCGGTGATGCCGGTGTATCTGTTGATGATCGCGGGGGCGGTGCTGCGCCGCACGCGGGTGCTGCCGCGCGAGTGCGACGTGCCGGTGATGCAGCTCGTCTACCGCGTGATGCTGCCGTGTTTCATGCTGGACAAGATCCTGGGCAGCGCGGTGCTGAGGAGCGGGCCGGTGGTGGTCTGGTCGATCTTCATCGGCTTCGGAATGATCATGGTGGGAATCCTGTGCGGGCTGGGGATCGGCAAGCTGATCGGCCTGGAGCGCGGCACCGGGATGCGGACGTTCGCGCTGAGCTCCGGTTGCCAGAATTTCGGGTTCACGGCGGCTCCGGTGATCGAGATCCTGTGGGGTGCGGGCGCGCTTTCCCTGTTGTTCGTCCACAACATCGGCGTGGAGGTGGCGATGTGGTCGGTGGGGGTGATGATGATGAGCGGCGAGCGGTCGTTTTCCTGGAAACGGCTGGTGAACGGCCCGGTCATCGCCGTGGCGGTGGGGCTGGCGCTGGTGGCGCTGGGGCTGGACGGCGCGGTCACGGGATCGTTCCGCAAGGCGATGTCGATGGTCGGCGTGGGGGCCTTCCCGGTGGCCATCGTCATCACCGGCTGCACCATGATGGATCTGCTGGGCACGGAAAAAATGAACTGGAAGGTCATCGGCGGCTCGGCGGTGGTCCGGCTGATGCTGGCTCCGGCGGCGATGCTCTGCGCGGCGAAATTCCTCCCCCTCACCACCGAACTGCGGCAGGTGCTGGTCGTGCAGGCGGCGATGCCCGCCGGCCTCTCCTCCATCCTGATCGCCCGTCTCTACGGCGGCCGCCCGGCGGTGGCGGTGCAGGTGGTGATCGCCACCACGGTGCTGAGTTTCCTCACCCTGCCGTGGATCATCACCTGGGGCAGCGCGTGGATCGGGCTGAAACCATTGTTGCCATGA
- a CDS encoding zinc-binding alcohol dehydrogenase family protein translates to MRAIGARQFLPTGDEGSLVEFEAEMPVMGPLDLLVKVRSVAVNPVDAKIRKSLGAEPLEVPRILGFDAAGLVEAMGAEVTGFSAKDEVFYAGDVTRAGSNSEYQVVDSRLVARKPRSLSFAEAASLPLVGLTAWELLFEQMGIDPEGGDAGKAILVINGAGGVGSALIPLARSAGLVVVATASRPTTANWCEALGADHVINHREPLRPQAEALGITEFPYIANLYDTELYWETTADLLAPLGSLGLIVETSRPMDIGNPLRLKSPRIVWEYMPARSRFRTADMHRQGEILAEIARRCDAGSFPNIVTRIFDKITPENLRTAHEAMENGSAHGKWVLNEW, encoded by the coding sequence ATGAGAGCGATCGGCGCACGGCAGTTTCTCCCGACGGGAGATGAGGGCAGTCTGGTGGAATTCGAGGCGGAGATGCCGGTCATGGGGCCGCTGGACCTGCTGGTGAAGGTGCGCTCGGTGGCGGTGAATCCGGTGGATGCCAAGATCCGGAAATCGCTCGGCGCGGAGCCGCTCGAGGTGCCGCGCATCCTCGGATTCGACGCGGCGGGCCTGGTCGAGGCCATGGGAGCGGAGGTCACCGGATTTTCCGCCAAGGACGAGGTCTTCTACGCGGGCGATGTGACGCGCGCGGGCAGCAATTCCGAATACCAGGTGGTGGACTCCCGGCTGGTGGCGCGGAAGCCGAGGTCGCTCTCCTTCGCCGAGGCCGCCTCCCTGCCGCTGGTGGGCCTGACCGCCTGGGAACTGCTTTTCGAACAAATGGGGATCGATCCCGAGGGCGGCGACGCCGGAAAGGCGATCCTTGTCATCAACGGCGCGGGCGGCGTCGGCTCCGCCTTGATTCCGCTGGCCCGTTCGGCGGGGCTGGTGGTGGTGGCCACGGCATCCCGCCCCACCACGGCGAACTGGTGCGAGGCGCTGGGGGCGGATCACGTGATCAACCACCGCGAACCGCTGCGCCCGCAGGCCGAGGCGCTCGGCATCACGGAGTTTCCCTACATCGCGAACCTTTACGACACGGAGCTCTATTGGGAGACCACGGCGGACCTGCTGGCTCCGCTCGGCTCGCTGGGACTCATCGTGGAAACCAGCAGGCCGATGGACATCGGCAACCCGCTGCGGCTGAAAAGCCCGCGCATCGTTTGGGAATACATGCCCGCCCGCTCGCGCTTCCGGACGGCGGACATGCACCGGCAGGGGGAGATCCTGGCCGAGATCGCCCGGCGTTGCGACGCGGGAAGTTTCCCGAACATCGTGACCCGGATCTTCGACAAGATCACCCCGGAAAACCTGCGCACCGCCCACGAGGCGATGGAAAACGGATCGGCCCACGGCAAATGGGTGCTCAACGAATGGTGA
- a CDS encoding secondary thiamine-phosphate synthase enzyme YjbQ: protein MTAHNETFTVRTHGKGTTEITREVAGIVARSGVGTGTVTVFVRHTSASLVIMENADPSARRDLEMFFEKLVPENTPWFIHTHEGPDDMPSHIRMALTRTSEVVPVMDGRMTLGTWQGIFLFEHRRDPHRREIVVSVVGE from the coding sequence ATGACCGCGCACAACGAGACATTCACCGTCCGGACCCACGGCAAGGGCACCACCGAGATCACCCGCGAGGTGGCGGGCATCGTCGCGCGGTCCGGTGTGGGGACGGGTACGGTCACCGTCTTCGTCCGGCACACCAGCGCGAGCCTCGTCATCATGGAGAACGCGGACCCCAGCGCGCGGCGGGATCTGGAGATGTTTTTTGAAAAACTCGTGCCGGAGAACACGCCGTGGTTCATCCACACCCACGAGGGCCCGGACGACATGCCCAGCCACATCCGCATGGCGCTCACGCGGACCAGCGAGGTGGTGCCGGTCATGGACGGACGCATGACGCTCGGCACCTGGCAGGGGATCTTCCTCTTCGAGCACCGCAGGGACCCGCACCGGCGGGAGATCGTGGTGAGCGTGGTGGGGGAGTGA